In Juglans regia cultivar Chandler chromosome 13, Walnut 2.0, whole genome shotgun sequence, the following proteins share a genomic window:
- the LOC109013723 gene encoding uncharacterized protein LOC109013723, translated as MSLQPQQQLPQQQQQPVLVYPANTVASQPPSHHSNGSFGTVFIVLAVVIAISAIACCLSRLCNRRYKNQRPKQNLGQSRPRENGDIEFGSDMRTPTSKMAANGGGSRGQRQLENGHDHARGEMNPGDHGGGSREPA; from the coding sequence ATGTCTTTGCAGCCCCAGCAGCAGCTGCcgcagcagcaacagcagccAGTTCTGGTTTATCCGGCCAACACCGTCGCAAGCCAGCCACCTTCACACCATTCAAATGGATCATTCGGGACAGTTTTCATCGTTCTTGCCGTAGTCATCGCTATATCGGCAATTGCTTGCTGTCTTAGCCGGCTCTGCAACCGGCGCTACAAAAACCAAAGACCTAAGCAAAACCTCGGCCAGTCCCGTCCCAGAGAAAATGGGGACATTGAGTTCGGTTCTGATATGAGAACCCCAACTTCTAAAATGGCTGCAAATGGAGGAGGAAGCAGAGGGCAGAGGCAGTTGGAAAATGGTCATGACCACGCGAGAGGCGAAATGAACCCTGGTGATCATGGAGGAGGGAGTCGAGAACCGGCGTAA
- the LOC109013722 gene encoding uncharacterized protein LOC109013722, producing MEQTSESSHNTDVWQHIWKLQVPNALKIFLWRAAKDILPQSIDEAPFSVILEQLFSTLPKEEHQVLAFTFKQLWLRRNKWIFETRFSSPQQVLNLVSTSILDLLMARCPQRQKSNQVQPPLQWSKPPLDSFKVNWDAAIDKTHCRVGIGVVVKDCKGLVTATLRSSRASFPNPLPGEALAALRAVQFCIELGLTNIILEGDSMIVVKAINGREDSWNSSSLICQDIKLLLEQVSPWSVKHVPRQVNVVAHTLAKSSLDLSDESIHVEDYPHCIHNLLG from the exons ATGGAACAAACTTCAGAGTCATCTCATAACACAGATGTATGGCAACACATTTGGAAGCTCCAGGTCCCAAATGCTCTCAAAATCTTTCTATGGAGAGCTGCCAAAGACATACTCCCACAAAG TATTGACGAGGCCCCATTTAGTGTAATTTTGGAACAGCTCTTTTCAACTCTTCCAAAAGAGGAACATCAAGTACTGGCATTCACCTTTAAGCAGCTCTGGCTCAGAAGGAACAAGTGGATCTTTGAAACTCGGTTTTCCTCCCCTCAACAAGTTCTTAACCTTGTCTCTACAAGCATCTTAGATTTACTTATGGCAAGGTGTCCTCAAAGACAAAAAAGCAACCAAGTTCAGCCTCCCCTCCAGTGGAGTAAGCCACCTCTTGACAGTTTCAAGGTGAATTGGGACGCAGCCATTGACAAAACTCATTGTAGGGTAGGCATTGGAGTAGTTGTCAAAGACTGTAAAGGACTGGTTACAGCCACTCTCAGATCATCTCGAGCTTCTTTCCCAAATCCATTGCCAGGGGAAGCATTGGCAGCCTTAAGAGCAGTCCAATTTTGTATAGAGCTTGGTCTCACAAATATTATCCTTGAAGGGGATTCCATGATTGTGGTAAAAGCTATCAATGGTAGGGAAGATAGCTGGAATTCAAGTAGCTTAATCTGTCAAGATATCAAGTTGTTGCTAGAACAAGTTAGTCCATGGTCTGTTAAGCATGTTCCTAGGCAAGTTAATGTAGTGGCTCATACTTTGGCAAAGAGTTCATTAGACCTCTCTGATGAATCCATTCATGTAGAGGATTATCCTCATTGTATTCACAACCTTCTTGGgtga